The following proteins come from a genomic window of Euwallacea fornicatus isolate EFF26 chromosome 9, ASM4011564v1, whole genome shotgun sequence:
- the ApepP gene encoding xaa-Pro aminopeptidase 1, with translation MPAKSTTVLLKQLRAAMQGHKEPLAAYIIPSADAHHGEYLAHCDEFRGFISGFQGSAGTAVVTNHDACMWTDGRYYLQATEEMDSNWTLMKEGDPNTPQKGQWLVKTLPSGSHVGVDPKLITSEEFPILQKELETVGHKLIPVTQNLIELLWSDRPKRPANPVKPLPVTFTGKLVQNKLSEVVAVMKERNADYLVLTALDEVAWFLNLRGSDIDYNPVFFSYVIISANSTFTLFMDSRQVTDEVKEHLKSEAGNVFTIKPYEKIEEALKEISANLNRFVWFSEFSSYALTNIIPKKHLLLTGTTPVELMKAVKNPTEVKCMKNAHIKDAVALCCYFSWLEQNVGSGNITEISGAQKLLEFRKLQANFIGDSFGTISSVGPHGAIIHYQPSTSTDVPIRTDTLYLCDSGAQYLDGTTDVTRTFHFGTPTAYEKQCYTRVLKGQLQFASLIFPRKLKGNYLDSFARKFLWDVGLDYAHGTGHGIGHYLNVHEGPMGISWRPMNQDPGLEANMFLSNEPGYYEDGKFGMRIEDIVVIVEANTPHNFNNRGFLTFETVTFAPKSINLIDVSMLTDKEIEQLNAYHQKCREVVGPLLEKQGHSDAKAWLWKETKPLSR, from the exons ATGCCAGCCAAGTCAACAACTGTCTTACTGAAACAGCTACGAGCTGCCATGCAAGGTCATAAAGAACCTCTGGCAGCTTACATTATCCCTTCGGCTGATGCTCATCATGGAGAATACCTAGCTCATTGTGATGAATTTCGAGGGTTCATATCTGGTTTTCAAGGATCAGCTGGAACTGCAGTTGTCACCAACCATGATGCTTGCATGTGGACTGATGGAAGATATTATTTACAAGCTACTGAGGAAATGGATTCCAATTGGACACTTATGAAAGAAGGAGATCCAAATACTCCACAAAAGG GTCAGTGGCTAGTGAAAACCCTTCCTTCTGGGTCTCATGTAGGAGTAGACCCCAAACTAATTACAagcgaagagtttccaattttaCAAAAGGAACTAGAGACTGTAGGACATAAACTAATCCCAGtgactcaaaatttgattgAACTCCTTTGGAGTGACCGCCCCAAACGACCAGCTAATCCTGTAAAACCTCTGCCAGTAACCTTCACCGGAAAACTAGTGCAGAACAAATTGTCTGAAGTCGTAGCTGTGATGAAGGAAAGGAACGCGGATTATCTAGTTCTTACCGCCTTAGACGAAGTGGCGTGGTTCTTAAATCTAAGAGGTTCTGATATTGATTACAATCCCGTCTTCTTTTCTTACGTCATCATTTCTGCAAATTCGACTTTTACTCTGTTTATGGACTCCAGACAAGTCACTGATGAGGTtaaagaacatttaaaaagtgAGGCTGGAAATGTTTTTACTATCAAACCATATGAAAAGATAGAGGAAGCACTTAAAGAAATTAGCGCCAATTTGAATCGATTTGTCTGGTTTAGTGAGTTTTCAAGTTACGCACTGACCAACATTATACCCAAAAAGCATTTATTATTGACTGGCACCACCCCAGTTGAGCTAATGAAGGCCGTTAAAAATCCGACTGAAGTTAAGTGCATGAAGAATGCTCACATTAAGGATGCAGTAGCTTTGTGTTGCTATTTTTCATGGTTGGAACAGAACGTGGGTTCAGGGAATATTACAGAAATCTCTGGAGCGCAAAAGCTGCTTGAATTTAGAAAGTTACAGGCAAATTTTATAGGCGATAGTTTTGGGACTATAAGTTCAGTAGGTCCTCACGGGGCTATTATTCATTACCAGCCGAGTACATCCACGGATGTGCCCATAAGGACTGACACTCTGTATTTATGTGACTCTGGAGCTCAGTATCTCGACGGCACTACTGATGTGACAAGAACGTTCCACTTCGGCACTCCCACGGCTTATGAAAAGCAATGTTATACGAGGGTTTTGAAGGGTCAATTACAGTTCGCCTCGCTTATTTTTCCTCGTAAACTCAAAGGCAACTACTTAGattcgtttgctagaaaatttCTTTGGGATGTGGGGCTGGATTACGCTCATGGGACTGGCCATGGGATTGGTCACTACTTAAACGTTCATGAAGGCCCTATGGGCATTTCGTGGAGGCCCATGAATCAAGACCCAGGACTGGAAGCCAATATGTTCTTGTCAAACGAACCTGGCTATTATGAGGATGGCAAATTTGGAATGCGTATTGAAGATATTGTGGTGATCGTAGAGGCAAATACGCcgcataattttaataatcgaGGTTTTCTCACCTTTGAAACCGTGACTTTTGCGCCGAAGTCGATAAATTTAATCGATGTTTCTATGTTGACTGATAAGGAAATCGAGCAGTTAAATGCGTATCATCAGAAATGTAGGGAGGTGGTTGGTCCCCTTTTGGAGAAACAAGGACATTCTGACGCTAAGGCATGGCTGTGGAAGGAGACCAAACCTCTTTCTAGATAG